In one window of Leptospira sp. WS92.C1 DNA:
- a CDS encoding acyl-CoA thioesterase, with the protein MTNHRSKEFTFEIPVLWSQCDPNGHLNVGNFQVYLHEGRMVALEEAGLGYSKMKEENIGPMILRSETDYKAEIRYPESILVTTSFGDLQGSRCKIFQKLVRKSDGKVACDSISTCILFDFTKKRPWKYSEALLRGLKLDPVVLK; encoded by the coding sequence ATGACAAATCACAGATCCAAGGAGTTTACCTTTGAAATTCCGGTTCTTTGGAGTCAATGCGACCCCAATGGTCATCTCAATGTGGGGAATTTTCAGGTGTATTTGCACGAAGGAAGAATGGTCGCCTTGGAAGAGGCGGGTCTCGGTTATTCCAAGATGAAGGAAGAAAACATAGGTCCCATGATTCTTCGATCCGAAACCGATTACAAAGCCGAAATTCGTTATCCGGAATCCATTCTTGTCACCACCAGCTTCGGAGATTTGCAGGGATCTCGCTGCAAGATCTTTCAAAAGCTCGTTCGAAAGTCGGACGGAAAAGTCGCTTGCGATTCCATATCCACGTGTATCCTATTCGATTTTACAAAAAAGAGACCTTGGAAATATTCGGAGGCATTGCTCCGCGGTTTGAAACTGGATCCAGTCGTTTTAAAATGA
- a CDS encoding amidase, giving the protein MKTKNDSQISDPIEDPYLGISEISELIREKILSPVKIVKSCLKRIERYNARFNAFITILADQAIEDAKKAEQEINGGEWKGPLHGIPIGIKDMYDTAGIKTTAAFVHFQNRIPAKDADAVLRLKEAGAIIIGKTNMHELAMGTTSTISHYGCVHNPWNRAHIAGGSSGGSAAAVASGLCYATIDTDAIGSCRLPAACCGIIGFKATYGLIDMQGILDGEPVDKNILHLTHSAFLCRNVNDAKILLEVLSDQKNRQTGKSFNGKIGIARNFKATDEIRVAFSNAVDTFHSLGYTSMEIEAPLSVSFDTKNIEEDRKSISKTLFQDLDLLMLPTTTETAPNIQEADVRGPLALSPNNTFFCNYYGLPAISIPCGFGKNGLPIGFQIVGEHGSEDIIFELSNLFEKATQWHRKHPLLA; this is encoded by the coding sequence TTGAAAACGAAAAACGACAGTCAAATATCGGACCCGATCGAAGATCCGTATCTCGGAATTTCGGAAATCAGTGAACTGATTCGGGAAAAAATTCTTTCTCCCGTAAAAATCGTAAAGAGCTGTCTGAAAAGAATCGAACGATACAACGCAAGGTTCAACGCGTTTATCACGATACTCGCGGATCAGGCAATCGAAGACGCAAAAAAAGCGGAACAAGAAATCAACGGCGGAGAATGGAAGGGTCCCCTGCACGGAATTCCAATCGGAATCAAGGACATGTATGATACCGCGGGAATAAAAACCACCGCGGCGTTCGTTCATTTTCAGAATCGGATTCCCGCCAAAGACGCGGACGCGGTCTTGCGATTGAAAGAGGCCGGAGCTATCATCATCGGAAAAACCAACATGCACGAGCTGGCGATGGGTACAACTTCCACGATCAGTCATTACGGATGCGTTCACAATCCGTGGAATCGGGCACATATCGCAGGCGGATCTTCGGGAGGCTCCGCCGCTGCAGTGGCGTCTGGTTTGTGTTATGCGACCATAGATACGGATGCGATCGGCTCCTGCCGTCTTCCCGCGGCTTGTTGCGGAATCATCGGTTTTAAAGCGACATACGGTTTGATCGATATGCAAGGAATTTTAGACGGGGAACCCGTGGACAAAAACATTCTTCATCTTACACACTCGGCCTTTTTGTGTCGTAACGTAAACGACGCAAAAATTTTATTGGAAGTTCTTTCCGATCAAAAGAATCGCCAAACGGGTAAGTCGTTCAACGGTAAAATCGGAATCGCACGCAATTTTAAAGCGACGGATGAAATTCGCGTCGCATTTTCAAACGCAGTCGATACGTTTCATTCCTTAGGATATACTTCCATGGAAATAGAAGCGCCGCTTTCCGTTTCCTTTGATACAAAAAATATAGAAGAGGATCGTAAATCTATTTCCAAAACGCTTTTTCAAGACCTCGATCTTTTGATGTTACCGACCACAACCGAAACCGCCCCAAACATCCAAGAAGCCGATGTTAGAGGTCCTTTGGCTTTGTCTCCAAACAATACGTTCTTTTGCAATTATTACGGACTGCCCGCGATCAGTATTCCTTGCGGATTTGGCAAAAACGGTCTCCCGATCGGTTTTCAAATCGTAGGCGAGCACGGATCGGAAGATATTATATTCGAATTATCGAATCTATTTGAAAAAGCGACCCAATGGCATCGAAAACACCCGCTACTCGCTTGA
- a CDS encoding MFS transporter codes for MNKDTTTNTTLAGRKEWIGLAVIALPCLLYAMDLTVLYLAVPHLTEDLKPSGSQLLWIVDIYGFLVAGFLVTMGTLGDRIGRRKLLMIGAGAFGVASVLAAFSTTAEMLIATRALLGITAATLAPSTLSLIRNMFLDSNQRTVAIGIWGMSFSIGGAIGPLVGGILLEHFWWGSVFLLSVPVMILLLIVGPKLLPEFKDPNAGKLDLPSAMLSLTAVLAIIYGLKQVAEHGWEIFPVLFIVLGFLIGILFVRRQKTLADPLIDLELFKAPAFSAALIANTLTIFVGLGSFLFIAQYLQLVLGLSPLEAGLWTLPSAIGNIIGSMTIPIIVRKIRPIFVVTGGLVLTAIGLGLYSLVNETNGLVYIVAGSIILSLGICAVVILGTDIIVGAAPPERAGAAASISETGAEFGGVLGIAILGSIGTAVYRNQMSNVAPAGIAAESIEAAQGTLGAAVAIAKELPDQIGSALLIPAKIAFTDSLQIVTIICALISIVLAITVLAMRKNLEKEEES; via the coding sequence ATGAACAAAGATACAACAACGAATACAACTCTCGCGGGACGTAAAGAATGGATCGGCCTTGCGGTAATAGCGCTCCCCTGTCTCCTCTATGCGATGGATCTGACAGTCCTCTATCTCGCGGTTCCGCATTTGACCGAAGATCTCAAACCGAGCGGTTCTCAACTTTTATGGATCGTGGACATCTACGGATTTTTAGTCGCCGGTTTTTTAGTCACCATGGGAACATTAGGCGATCGAATCGGAAGACGCAAACTTTTGATGATCGGAGCGGGAGCTTTCGGAGTTGCATCCGTTCTCGCCGCGTTCTCAACGACCGCGGAAATGCTGATCGCAACAAGGGCACTTCTCGGAATTACCGCCGCGACACTTGCACCTTCGACTCTATCACTGATTCGTAATATGTTTCTGGACTCCAATCAACGCACTGTTGCGATCGGAATCTGGGGAATGAGTTTTTCGATCGGAGGAGCGATCGGTCCGTTGGTGGGCGGTATTTTACTCGAACATTTCTGGTGGGGATCGGTATTTTTATTGAGTGTGCCAGTGATGATTCTCCTTTTGATCGTCGGCCCCAAATTGTTACCGGAGTTCAAGGATCCAAACGCGGGTAAACTGGATCTTCCGAGTGCAATGCTTTCTTTGACAGCAGTTCTTGCGATCATCTACGGTTTAAAACAGGTTGCGGAACACGGTTGGGAAATTTTTCCCGTTCTTTTTATCGTCTTAGGTTTTCTGATCGGAATCTTGTTTGTAAGAAGACAAAAGACGTTAGCCGATCCACTGATTGATCTCGAACTTTTTAAGGCTCCGGCGTTTAGCGCCGCATTGATCGCAAACACTCTCACTATCTTTGTGGGTCTGGGCAGCTTTTTATTTATAGCGCAGTATCTGCAATTGGTTCTCGGCTTATCACCTTTAGAGGCGGGACTTTGGACTCTTCCGTCCGCGATAGGAAATATCATCGGTTCGATGACAATTCCTATCATCGTAAGAAAGATACGCCCCATCTTCGTAGTCACGGGAGGATTGGTTCTCACCGCGATCGGTCTCGGATTGTATTCTCTCGTCAATGAGACCAACGGACTCGTGTATATAGTCGCCGGCTCCATCATTTTATCCTTGGGAATCTGTGCGGTAGTCATTCTCGGAACCGATATCATCGTCGGAGCCGCTCCACCGGAAAGAGCCGGAGCAGCAGCGTCCATTTCGGAAACGGGCGCCGAATTCGGAGGAGTTCTCGGGATCGCCATTCTTGGAAGTATCGGAACCGCGGTGTATAGAAATCAGATGAGCAACGTTGCACCCGCCGGAATCGCAGCAGAATCGATAGAAGCCGCCCAAGGAACGTTAGGCGCTGCTGTCGCAATCGCGAAGGAACTTCCGGATCAAATCGGATCCGCCCTCCTCATACCGGCAAAAATAGCATTCACCGATTCTCTACAAATCGTAACGATCATCTGCGCGCTGATCTCGATCGTTCTCGCGATCACGGTTTTAGCGATGCGTAAGAATTTGGAAAAAGAAGAAGAATCATAA
- a CDS encoding class I SAM-dependent methyltransferase, with product MSNPLSTVEPWSIVAEGYVKSTKQFLEAYSKKAMELLNLNPNDIVLDVATGPGTLALPLSKTVREVIAIDFSESMIAQLKKGMLEINSKNIIPFVMDGQNLKFSDNHFDAAFSMFGLMFFPDKLQGLKEIYRVLKPGKKIAVSGWAPVSHSPLMQCWFGAFRKANPEIPEPQTNPISFENPEYFEEQLDAAGFTKIEIVPFSNSIKVLGAEEFLNTMLEGSAPLQLMKSKMETSVWHEKYGIMLDHLRGQLTKLPISLSSEAYIATAQKPE from the coding sequence ATGTCGAATCCTTTATCTACAGTCGAACCTTGGTCCATCGTTGCAGAGGGTTATGTTAAATCCACAAAACAGTTTTTAGAAGCGTATTCCAAAAAGGCTATGGAACTTCTCAATTTGAATCCGAACGATATCGTTTTGGATGTCGCGACGGGTCCGGGAACGCTGGCTCTTCCGCTTTCCAAGACGGTTCGTGAAGTGATTGCGATCGATTTTTCAGAATCGATGATCGCGCAGCTTAAAAAGGGGATGTTGGAAATAAATTCTAAAAATATAATTCCGTTTGTCATGGACGGGCAGAACCTGAAATTTTCGGACAATCATTTCGACGCCGCTTTTTCCATGTTTGGTCTGATGTTTTTTCCGGATAAACTCCAAGGTCTCAAAGAAATATACAGGGTTTTAAAGCCGGGAAAAAAGATCGCAGTTTCCGGTTGGGCCCCCGTTTCACATTCCCCTTTGATGCAGTGCTGGTTCGGGGCGTTTCGGAAAGCAAATCCCGAAATTCCCGAGCCGCAAACCAATCCAATCAGTTTTGAAAACCCGGAGTATTTTGAAGAACAACTCGATGCGGCAGGATTTACAAAAATTGAAATCGTTCCGTTTTCCAATTCGATCAAAGTTTTAGGCGCGGAGGAATTTTTGAATACGATGTTGGAAGGAAGCGCTCCTCTTCAATTGATGAAAAGCAAAATGGAAACATCGGTTTGGCATGAGAAATACGGGATTATGCTGGATCATCTTCGCGGTCAATTGACCAAACTTCCGATTTCTCTTTCTTCGGAAGCTTATATCGCAACCGCTCAAAAACCGGAATGA
- a CDS encoding ArsR/SmtB family transcription factor codes for MVQQETTFEDHLSLTFAALADPTRRKILATLRYGDVTVKQLAEPFAMSLPAITKHLKVLEKAGLISRGKEAQWRPSRLEAGPLKEVADWIDGYRQIWEARLDRLDEYLRELQQQEKEKTQNQRKSDYEQGKN; via the coding sequence ATGGTTCAACAAGAAACTACTTTCGAAGACCATTTAAGCCTCACTTTTGCGGCATTGGCGGACCCCACCCGTCGGAAAATCCTGGCGACTCTTCGATATGGGGACGTAACCGTAAAGCAGCTTGCGGAACCTTTTGCGATGAGCCTTCCCGCGATTACCAAACACCTCAAGGTTTTGGAAAAAGCAGGACTCATTTCCAGAGGCAAGGAAGCTCAGTGGAGACCTTCTCGCCTGGAGGCGGGCCCTTTGAAAGAAGTAGCGGATTGGATCGATGGCTATCGACAGATCTGGGAAGCAAGACTCGACCGTTTGGACGAGTATTTGCGGGAACTCCAGCAGCAGGAAAAAGAAAAAACTCAAAACCAAAGGAAATCGGATTATGAACAAGGAAAAAATTAA
- a CDS encoding M48 family metallopeptidase produces the protein MQLKTVLLVFYVIQILFSLVMKYLSYQGDVSSELHDQILKYFTQEDIQKGIEYSRGGFFASILFDLLDFVIAGLFVFSPFAVRLEDALQKKTGNRFYITVLLFFLIYSMIQLIVSIPFQYYFGFVLEHQFGFSKMTFLDWMVYTGKSLGLGILGGSIGALGIAFLFKKFQKTWKFLVPIISLLFGLLLSILFPIVITPLFYEYQPIEEGSLKKKIVSLCESAKIQVENVYVINESKYSGHTNAYFTGWGEHRKIFLYDTLIQNHSEEEIISVLGHEIGHWTHNHQIIDIAISTLEIFLLCFAVSFLFQKAKSEGAIHLKEFYSPSSLPFLFLILSLFGSLTKPVWSTLSRFHETQADREALILTKDKKSFISTEIKLAKDNRSRLNPHPAEVIYSHSHPTTLERIRFAEKYEFLK, from the coding sequence ATGCAACTCAAAACAGTTCTGCTCGTTTTTTATGTGATTCAAATCCTATTTTCTTTGGTTATGAAATATCTTTCCTATCAAGGAGACGTATCCTCAGAGTTACATGATCAAATTCTAAAATACTTTACTCAAGAAGACATTCAAAAGGGTATCGAATACTCCAGAGGCGGCTTTTTCGCATCGATCTTGTTCGATCTTCTCGATTTTGTGATCGCGGGACTTTTTGTATTTTCGCCATTTGCGGTTCGTCTCGAGGACGCACTACAGAAGAAAACCGGAAATCGTTTTTATATCACCGTTCTTTTGTTTTTTCTCATATACAGTATGATTCAACTTATCGTTTCGATTCCGTTTCAATACTACTTTGGATTTGTATTGGAACATCAGTTCGGATTTTCAAAAATGACTTTCCTAGATTGGATGGTTTACACCGGAAAATCACTTGGGCTCGGAATTCTCGGAGGAAGTATCGGCGCGTTAGGGATCGCTTTCTTGTTCAAAAAATTTCAGAAAACCTGGAAGTTTTTGGTTCCGATCATTTCTTTATTATTTGGACTTTTACTTTCCATTCTATTTCCGATCGTAATCACCCCTTTGTTTTATGAATACCAGCCGATCGAGGAAGGAAGTTTGAAAAAGAAAATCGTATCTCTCTGCGAAAGCGCAAAGATACAGGTCGAAAACGTTTATGTAATTAACGAAAGTAAGTATTCCGGACATACAAACGCTTATTTTACGGGTTGGGGAGAACACAGAAAGATATTTCTTTATGACACATTGATCCAAAATCATTCCGAAGAGGAAATCATCAGCGTTCTCGGACATGAAATCGGACATTGGACTCACAATCATCAAATCATAGACATTGCGATCAGCACTCTCGAAATATTTTTACTCTGTTTTGCGGTAAGTTTTTTATTTCAAAAAGCAAAAAGCGAAGGTGCAATTCATTTAAAGGAATTCTATTCTCCGTCCTCCTTGCCGTTTTTGTTTTTAATTCTCTCCTTGTTCGGATCGCTTACAAAACCCGTTTGGAGTACATTGAGTCGTTTTCACGAAACACAAGCGGATCGAGAGGCCTTGATCTTGACAAAGGATAAAAAATCGTTTATCAGCACCGAGATTAAATTGGCAAAGGACAATCGAAGTCGATTGAATCCTCATCCGGCTGAGGTGATCTACTCTCATTCTCATCCCACAACTTTGGAAAGAATCCGATTTGCCGAAAAATACGAATTTTTAAAATAA
- a CDS encoding DoxX family protein yields the protein MKDKILGIQPLNTDIAALLLRLTFGGLFVYHGFPKLFEFDQALAVFPDVIGIGSKTSLILVIFAEFFCGFFVAFGLLTRLTVIPIFITMTVAFFIAHANDPFQMKMLPFLYWLLSYVIFALGSGKYSIDRLIFKK from the coding sequence ATGAAAGATAAAATATTGGGGATTCAGCCCTTAAACACGGACATCGCAGCGCTTTTACTCCGACTTACTTTCGGCGGTTTATTCGTATATCACGGATTTCCAAAACTCTTCGAATTCGACCAAGCTCTTGCAGTATTTCCGGATGTGATCGGAATCGGCTCCAAAACCTCCCTGATTCTCGTCATATTCGCGGAATTTTTTTGCGGATTTTTTGTGGCATTCGGTCTTTTGACTCGCCTAACAGTGATTCCGATTTTCATAACGATGACAGTCGCTTTTTTTATCGCACATGCAAACGATCCGTTTCAAATGAAAATGCTGCCGTTTTTATACTGGCTTTTGTCTTATGTGATTTTTGCATTGGGCAGCGGAAAGTATTCCATCGATCGACTGATTTTTAAAAAATAG
- a CDS encoding DoxX family protein — translation MNKEKIKTIAYWVVTVLTAGNYAFAGFSYLQRGPEVVAGIGSLGYPLYFVSILGVWKILGAIAISIPKFPLLKEWAYAGMFINLTAASVSSLFVGNPIFHIIAPMILLVFVALSWALRPADRRLAGVWSLS, via the coding sequence ATGAACAAGGAAAAAATTAAAACAATCGCATACTGGGTGGTGACCGTTTTGACCGCCGGCAATTACGCATTTGCAGGATTCTCCTATCTGCAAAGAGGACCCGAAGTCGTTGCGGGGATCGGCTCGCTCGGTTATCCGCTTTACTTCGTGAGTATTCTCGGAGTTTGGAAAATTTTAGGAGCCATCGCAATTTCCATTCCGAAGTTTCCTCTTCTAAAAGAATGGGCTTATGCCGGTATGTTTATCAATCTTACGGCGGCATCCGTATCGAGTTTGTTTGTGGGAAACCCGATTTTTCACATCATCGCCCCGATGATCCTTCTTGTTTTTGTGGCTTTGTCTTGGGCGCTTCGCCCCGCAGATCGCAGACTCGCAGGAGTTTGGAGTCTATCATAA
- a CDS encoding SRPBCC family protein, with protein MSSIINNQTSTSDREISTKRVFDAPRELVWQVWTDPNHVGNWWGPNGFTNTIETMEVKPGGVWKFIMHGPDGTDYPNTIRYLEISKPERLVYRHGSDMEDHPGDFHVTVTFKEQNGKTELTMVALFQTAEHRNEVVEKYGAVEGMNQTMERLREYLNKL; from the coding sequence ATGAGTAGTATCATAAACAATCAAACAAGCACGTCAGATCGTGAAATATCCACCAAACGCGTGTTTGATGCTCCTCGAGAATTGGTCTGGCAGGTTTGGACCGACCCCAATCATGTCGGCAACTGGTGGGGACCCAACGGTTTTACAAACACGATCGAAACGATGGAAGTAAAACCGGGCGGAGTTTGGAAGTTCATCATGCACGGACCCGACGGAACCGACTATCCGAATACGATCCGCTACTTGGAAATCTCGAAACCGGAACGTCTTGTTTATAGACACGGTTCGGATATGGAAGACCATCCCGGAGATTTTCATGTCACCGTTACCTTCAAAGAACAAAACGGAAAGACCGAACTCACGATGGTTGCGTTATTCCAAACCGCGGAACATCGTAACGAGGTTGTTGAAAAATACGGCGCGGTTGAGGGTATGAACCAAACGATGGAACGCCTCCGTGAATACTTGAATAAACTTTAA
- a CDS encoding SRPBCC family protein: protein MKIFLYILGGLVAIVAALGIFAPRDFLLERNIVINRAKDQVFNELKFLKKHEQWNAWSQKDPKMKKEFKGTDGTVGFISSWESENEEVGTAEQEIKSIVEGEKLDTQIRFKKPFEGSFSSYLTTTSVGENQTKVIIGMSDRMSFPINVISFIVNVCFDQQQKIIQNMDDSLKNLKSLLEK, encoded by the coding sequence ATGAAGATATTCTTATATATCCTTGGCGGTCTTGTTGCGATTGTCGCCGCGCTTGGAATTTTTGCGCCCAGAGATTTTCTGTTGGAAAGAAATATCGTGATCAATCGCGCCAAAGATCAGGTTTTTAACGAGCTCAAATTCTTAAAAAAACACGAACAGTGGAATGCCTGGTCTCAAAAAGATCCCAAGATGAAAAAAGAATTTAAGGGTACGGATGGAACCGTCGGTTTTATTTCTTCCTGGGAAAGCGAGAATGAAGAAGTGGGAACCGCGGAACAGGAGATCAAATCGATTGTTGAGGGAGAAAAATTGGACACTCAGATTCGTTTTAAAAAACCGTTTGAGGGAAGTTTTTCTTCATATCTGACGACTACTTCGGTAGGAGAGAATCAGACAAAGGTTATTATCGGTATGTCGGACAGAATGTCGTTCCCTATCAATGTAATCAGTTTTATCGTGAATGTCTGTTTTGATCAACAACAGAAAATCATCCAAAATATGGACGACAGTTTGAAGAATCTGAAGTCGTTGTTGGAAAAATAA
- a CDS encoding SRPBCC domain-containing protein encodes MANTNQTTDDLVITRFFEAPRELVFQAWTNPEHLMRWWGPKNFTSPVCKIDFQVGGKYLFSMRSPEGQDFWSMGVYREIVIPEKIIFTDSFADEKGNPVPASHYGMENFPDELIVTLLFEEEQQGKTKLTLRHTGLPAGEMREMTNSGWNESLDKLAESLK; translated from the coding sequence ATGGCAAACACGAATCAAACAACCGACGACTTAGTGATCACAAGATTTTTCGAAGCTCCCAGAGAACTCGTCTTTCAAGCTTGGACCAATCCGGAACATCTGATGCGATGGTGGGGACCGAAAAACTTTACTTCACCCGTTTGTAAAATCGACTTTCAGGTGGGAGGAAAATACCTCTTTTCTATGCGTTCTCCCGAAGGACAAGACTTCTGGAGTATGGGAGTTTATCGTGAAATTGTAATACCGGAAAAAATCATTTTTACCGATAGTTTTGCCGATGAAAAAGGAAATCCGGTTCCCGCTTCTCATTATGGAATGGAGAACTTTCCGGATGAGTTGATCGTTACCCTACTCTTTGAAGAAGAACAACAGGGCAAGACCAAACTCACATTACGTCATACCGGACTTCCTGCAGGCGAAATGAGAGAGATGACAAATTCGGGTTGGAACGAGTCTCTCGATAAACTTGCGGAATCTCTAAAATAA
- a CDS encoding SRPBCC domain-containing protein, with protein sequence MSEQNFTTTPEFTISRILNAPRDLVWKAWTEPERLAEWWGPKGLTIGTAKVDLRPGGIFHYSMISPDGVEMWGRFVYREIFPPEKLVFVVSFSDANAGAIRHPMAVNWPVEILNVLTLTEERGKTVLKLQGSPIHASAKEIKTFGDNFGSMEEGFGGTFEKLEAYLAKQ encoded by the coding sequence ATGTCCGAACAAAACTTCACCACTACACCCGAATTTACAATATCAAGAATTTTGAATGCTCCTCGCGATCTTGTATGGAAGGCTTGGACCGAACCGGAACGACTCGCAGAATGGTGGGGCCCCAAAGGTCTTACCATTGGAACCGCCAAAGTCGATCTGCGCCCGGGAGGAATCTTTCATTACAGTATGATATCTCCCGATGGCGTCGAAATGTGGGGACGTTTTGTTTACCGTGAAATTTTTCCGCCGGAAAAACTCGTATTCGTCGTTTCGTTCTCCGATGCAAACGCGGGTGCGATTCGTCATCCGATGGCAGTAAACTGGCCGGTAGAAATTTTGAATGTTCTGACCCTTACCGAAGAACGCGGCAAAACCGTTCTCAAACTTCAAGGCAGCCCGATCCATGCGAGCGCGAAAGAGATCAAAACTTTCGGCGACAATTTCGGTTCTATGGAGGAGGGATTCGGAGGAACTTTCGAAAAACTGGAAGCATATTTGGCAAAACAGTAA
- a CDS encoding dihydrofolate reductase family protein has protein sequence MIKNGLVDELKIFINPIVLGNGNSIFHGIQNEIKLKHVNTKVVQSGNILLIYKPI, from the coding sequence TTGATAAAAAACGGACTCGTCGATGAATTGAAAATTTTTATCAATCCAATCGTATTGGGAAACGGAAATTCCATTTTTCACGGGATTCAAAACGAAATTAAGTTGAAACATGTAAACACAAAAGTGGTCCAATCCGGAAACATTTTACTTATATACAAACCAATTTAA
- a CDS encoding SRPBCC family protein yields the protein MSKLKTITIAGISVVTLLILSILIYTSTRPDTVRYERTAKINSPPEKIFALIHDFHSWGLWSPWEKVDPAMKRTFSGAENGKGAIYEWEGNNDIGKGRMEIVEAVSPSKIVIQLDFLEPFEARNTAEFTLVTKGDTTQITWAMYGPNEFISKIMCIFFDMDEMIGKEFETGLNHLKTITEKK from the coding sequence ATGTCTAAACTGAAGACCATAACGATCGCCGGAATCAGCGTAGTAACCCTACTCATTCTATCGATTCTTATCTATACGTCCACAAGACCCGATACGGTTCGTTACGAACGCACCGCGAAAATCAACTCGCCGCCGGAAAAGATTTTCGCTCTGATCCACGACTTTCACAGTTGGGGACTTTGGTCTCCCTGGGAAAAAGTAGATCCCGCAATGAAAAGAACCTTTAGCGGAGCCGAAAACGGCAAGGGAGCGATCTACGAATGGGAAGGAAACAACGATATCGGAAAAGGAAGAATGGAGATCGTAGAAGCGGTCTCTCCTTCCAAGATCGTCATTCAATTGGATTTTCTCGAGCCGTTCGAGGCGCGCAACACAGCGGAATTTACCCTCGTTACAAAAGGAGATACGACCCAGATTACCTGGGCGATGTACGGACCAAACGAGTTTATTTCAAAGATCATGTGTATCTTCTTTGATATGGACGAAATGATCGGCAAAGAATTCGAGACCGGCTTAAATCATCTAAAAACGATCACGGAAAAGAAATAA
- a CDS encoding SRPBCC family protein — translation MIEKENISAQTTSDREVVSVRMIDKPRELVFQAWTDPDHLIHWWGPSGFKNTFQEFDLRPGGNWRFIMHGPDGTDYPNHSVFVEITRPERLVFNHISAHYYHANVSFEDQAGKTKLTFRMRFETVEEYEKVKKYVIEGNEQNFDRLETELSKMV, via the coding sequence ATGATTGAAAAAGAAAATATTTCCGCTCAAACAACTTCGGATCGAGAAGTCGTCAGCGTAAGGATGATCGACAAGCCGAGAGAACTCGTTTTTCAGGCGTGGACGGATCCCGATCATTTGATCCATTGGTGGGGACCCAGCGGTTTTAAAAACACGTTTCAAGAGTTCGACCTACGCCCGGGCGGCAATTGGCGTTTTATTATGCATGGTCCGGACGGAACCGATTATCCGAATCACAGCGTTTTCGTAGAAATTACCAGACCTGAACGTTTAGTCTTTAATCACATATCGGCGCATTATTATCACGCAAATGTGAGTTTTGAAGATCAAGCCGGAAAGACAAAACTCACATTCCGAATGCGTTTTGAAACCGTGGAAGAATACGAGAAAGTCAAAAAATACGTGATCGAAGGAAACGAGCAAAACTTCGATCGTCTCGAAACCGAACTTTCAAAAATGGTTTAA